A stretch of the Acidobacteriota bacterium genome encodes the following:
- a CDS encoding sigma-54-dependent Fis family transcriptional regulator: protein MTRHSILVVEDEGVVAQDIQSSIARIGHQVAGWATSGEEAISLAEQHHPDLVLMDIRLDGEIDGITAAEEIHQRLDIPVVFLTAFADDETLTRAKLVGPFGYILKPFDESDLRIAIEIGTSKHEFDQKVAEARRELAEESEFLNSLFETIPAPVMVVDSDQKIRMVNRALERDFAGARETIIDVCPGDALDCPRAIEQPNSCGTLDECITCQLRPTIDEALDGGKVDRRRCQFEFQADGEVRELTLMISARPLDRKDGRLAIVILEDITELNGLREAMRGEGIFAGIVGNTQAMFDLFESIREVAEVDVPVAILGESGVGKELVARAIHDHGQRADRNFVTVNCAALPEGLLESELFGHVKGAYTGSVRDRKGRFELADGGTIFLDEVAELAPAIQVKLLRVLQEGTFEPVGSDTTKAVDARVLCATNKNLEEEVRAGRFREDLFYRLCVVPIVIPPLRERSDDIPLLAEHFLARSSATEGGRRVTISDEVLEVFRAFSWPGNVRELQNVLQFAWIKCKGDVLRVEHLPPNIRLTSVHAASKVGRRKGLTKEAVVAALDKTGGNKSEAAKVLEVSRATLYRFLDQMLTP from the coding sequence ATGACCCGACACAGCATTCTCGTGGTCGAGGACGAGGGTGTCGTTGCGCAGGATATTCAAAGCTCGATCGCCAGAATCGGGCACCAGGTCGCAGGATGGGCCACCTCTGGTGAGGAGGCGATCTCCCTCGCCGAGCAGCATCACCCGGATCTCGTGCTGATGGATATACGTCTGGACGGCGAGATCGACGGCATCACCGCGGCCGAGGAGATTCACCAGCGCCTCGATATTCCGGTGGTCTTCCTCACCGCCTTCGCCGACGACGAGACGCTCACCCGGGCCAAGCTGGTCGGCCCGTTCGGCTACATTCTCAAGCCGTTCGACGAATCGGACCTACGTATCGCCATCGAGATCGGCACCAGCAAGCACGAGTTCGACCAGAAGGTGGCCGAAGCCCGCCGAGAGCTGGCCGAGGAGAGCGAGTTTCTCAACTCGCTCTTCGAGACCATCCCCGCGCCGGTGATGGTCGTTGACAGCGATCAGAAGATCCGCATGGTCAACCGTGCACTGGAGAGGGATTTCGCGGGCGCCAGGGAGACGATCATCGACGTGTGCCCGGGGGACGCCCTGGATTGCCCCCGCGCCATCGAGCAACCAAACTCTTGCGGCACGCTCGACGAGTGCATCACATGCCAGCTGCGGCCGACCATTGACGAGGCGCTGGATGGAGGAAAGGTCGATCGCCGTCGCTGCCAGTTCGAATTTCAAGCCGACGGCGAAGTTCGGGAGCTGACCCTGATGATCTCGGCCAGGCCACTCGATCGAAAGGACGGGCGTCTGGCGATCGTGATTCTCGAGGACATCACCGAGCTCAATGGCCTGCGGGAAGCCATGCGCGGCGAAGGCATCTTTGCCGGCATTGTCGGCAACACGCAGGCGATGTTCGACTTGTTCGAGAGTATTCGCGAGGTCGCGGAGGTCGACGTTCCGGTCGCCATCCTCGGTGAGAGTGGCGTCGGCAAGGAGCTGGTTGCCCGCGCCATCCACGATCACGGTCAGCGGGCCGACAGAAATTTCGTCACCGTGAACTGCGCCGCTCTGCCGGAAGGTCTCCTCGAGAGCGAGCTCTTCGGCCACGTCAAGGGCGCGTATACCGGCTCGGTCAGGGATCGCAAGGGGAGATTCGAGCTCGCCGACGGCGGCACGATCTTCCTCGACGAGGTGGCGGAGCTCGCGCCGGCCATTCAGGTGAAGCTCCTGCGGGTTCTCCAGGAGGGCACCTTCGAGCCGGTCGGCAGCGATACCACCAAAGCTGTCGATGCGCGGGTGCTGTGCGCCACCAACAAGAACCTCGAGGAAGAGGTGCGCGCCGGCCGTTTCCGCGAGGATCTTTTCTATCGCCTGTGCGTCGTACCCATCGTGATTCCGCCGCTCAGAGAACGGTCCGACGACATTCCCCTGCTTGCGGAGCATTTCCTGGCGAGGTCGTCCGCTACGGAAGGCGGGCGCCGGGTCACGATATCGGACGAGGTGCTCGAGGTGTTCAGGGCCTTCAGCTGGCCGGGCAACGTGCGCGAGCTGCAGAACGTGCTCCAGTTCGCGTGGATCAAATGCAAGGGCGACGTGCTCCGCGTTGAGCACCTGCCGCCGAACATCCGGCTGACCAGCGTGCACGCGGCGTCGAAGGTCGGCCGCCGCAAGGGGCTGACCAAAGAAGCGGTGGTCGCGGCCCTGGACAAAACCGGCGGCAACAAGAGCGAGGCGGCCAAGGTGCTCGAGGTCTCGCGGGCCACTCTCTACCGTTTCCTCGACCAGATGCTGACTCCCTGA